From one Rattus rattus isolate New Zealand chromosome 15, Rrattus_CSIRO_v1, whole genome shotgun sequence genomic stretch:
- the LOC116884627 gene encoding zinc finger protein 474 isoform X1: MKAPNGDKPTMIRRPPTVVCYICGREYGTKSISIHEPQCLKKWHNENNLLPKELRRPEPRKPEIRTIAAKGFYDLDALNEAAWTSAQSQLVPCNLCGRTFLPDRLIVHQRSCKPKASK; encoded by the exons CCAACGATGATAAGGCGTCCACCAACAGTTGTTTGTTACATCTGTGGCCGTGAATATGGGACCAAATCTATTAGCATCCATGAGCCACAATGTCTGAAAAAGTGGCATAATGAGAACAATTTGTTACCTAAAGAGCTAAGGAGACCAGAACCCAGGAAACCAGAAATCAGAACCATTGCCG CCAAAGGATTCTACGATCTCGACGCCTTAAATGAAGCCGCTTGGACAAGTGCCCAGAGCCAATTGGTTCCCTGCAACCTTTGTGGGCGTACCTTCCTGCCAGACAGACTAATTGTTCACCAGCGATCTTGTAAACCCAAAGCCTCCAAGTAA
- the LOC116884627 gene encoding zinc finger protein 474 isoform X2 encodes MIRRPPTVVCYICGREYGTKSISIHEPQCLKKWHNENNLLPKELRRPEPRKPEIRTIAAKGFYDLDALNEAAWTSAQSQLVPCNLCGRTFLPDRLIVHQRSCKPKASK; translated from the exons ATGATAAGGCGTCCACCAACAGTTGTTTGTTACATCTGTGGCCGTGAATATGGGACCAAATCTATTAGCATCCATGAGCCACAATGTCTGAAAAAGTGGCATAATGAGAACAATTTGTTACCTAAAGAGCTAAGGAGACCAGAACCCAGGAAACCAGAAATCAGAACCATTGCCG CCAAAGGATTCTACGATCTCGACGCCTTAAATGAAGCCGCTTGGACAAGTGCCCAGAGCCAATTGGTTCCCTGCAACCTTTGTGGGCGTACCTTCCTGCCAGACAGACTAATTGTTCACCAGCGATCTTGTAAACCCAAAGCCTCCAAGTAA